A single region of the Pseudomonas mandelii genome encodes:
- a CDS encoding DUF3742 family protein: MSTRTRISNAERFGRWLGRRWRAYVCRERRVSGWLIGQGVPTSAAAVLIWGVKLAVLAVLLYTAFWLALLLIFGVVISRVANNAELDETSEPEWKNGPAGFGLYTYDGYRIDPHVHDDN; encoded by the coding sequence ATGAGCACAAGAACTCGCATCAGCAATGCAGAACGCTTTGGCCGCTGGCTCGGCCGCAGATGGCGTGCTTATGTGTGCAGAGAGCGGCGGGTATCGGGATGGCTGATTGGGCAAGGCGTGCCTACGTCAGCGGCGGCTGTGTTGATCTGGGGCGTCAAGCTCGCGGTACTGGCTGTGCTGCTCTATACCGCGTTCTGGCTGGCTTTGCTGCTGATATTCGGCGTGGTCATCTCCCGGGTGGCAAATAACGCAGAATTAGATGAAACGTCTGAGCCTGAGTGGAAAAACGGACCAGCCGGCTTCGGACTTTACACGTATGATGGCTATCGTATCGATCCGCACGTTCATGATGACAATTGA
- a CDS encoding TIGR03757 family integrating conjugative element protein, producing MLCSLSPGPISCLALAIALCASAASAMDIWVITDRQHPVQGTPDRLIELDAPARIEAELSTDLPSDVQQASLLVQQRLKHGGPALEQRLARTYQDVTDAWSLGITSLPAIVMDQRYVVYGEPGVATAIARIEAYRRTQP from the coding sequence ATGTTGTGTTCTCTTTCCCCCGGCCCGATCAGTTGCCTGGCCTTGGCCATTGCGCTGTGTGCCTCTGCGGCTAGTGCAATGGATATCTGGGTCATCACCGACCGCCAACATCCCGTGCAAGGTACACCTGACCGACTGATCGAGCTGGATGCACCCGCGCGTATTGAAGCCGAACTGTCGACCGATCTTCCAAGTGATGTCCAGCAAGCGTCACTCTTGGTACAGCAGCGCCTCAAGCACGGCGGCCCCGCGCTGGAGCAGCGTCTGGCCAGGACCTACCAGGACGTGACCGATGCCTGGAGCTTGGGCATTACCTCTCTCCCCGCCATCGTCATGGATCAACGCTACGTAGTTTATGGCGAGCCGGGCGTCGCCACGGCGATCGCACGCATCGAGGCCTACCGGAGGACTCAACCATGA
- the istA gene encoding IS21-like element ISPpu27 family transposase, with product MEMLGKIRRMYFRDKLSLHQIAKRTGLSRNTIRKWVRAPEATQPAYQRCATFNKLSPFHETLEQALKADSFRAKHNRRSAKALFEQIKAEGYDGGYSQLTAFIRSWRGEQGKSLRAFVPLTFALGEAFQFDWSEEGLLIGGLFRRIQVSHMKLCASRAFWLVAYPSQGHEMLFDAHTRSFGALGGVPRRGIYDNMKTAVDKVNKGKGRTVNARFAVMCAHYLFDPDFCNVASGWEKGIVEKNVQDSRRRIWLDAQNCMFHTFEELNAWLGQRCRALWGELLHPQYNGLTVADVLELERAELMPMPTAFDGYVERTVRVSSTCLISVARNRYSVPCERVGQWVSSRLYPSRVVVIADETTIASHERLFDRDQVSFDWQHYIPLIERKPGALRNGAPFADLPKPLQLLKRGLRRHANGDRVMTQVLAAVPIAGLDAILVAVELVLESGSLSAEHILNVLARLTSTAAPPSAETSLQLKIAPVANTARYDRLRTTDEETRNA from the coding sequence ATGGAAATGTTGGGAAAAATCCGGCGGATGTACTTCCGCGACAAGCTCTCGCTGCATCAGATAGCCAAGCGTACCGGACTGTCGAGAAACACCATTCGAAAATGGGTCAGAGCACCCGAAGCCACCCAGCCGGCGTACCAACGGTGCGCAACCTTCAACAAACTCAGTCCATTTCACGAGACGCTGGAGCAGGCGCTTAAGGCCGATTCGTTTCGGGCAAAGCACAACCGCAGGAGTGCCAAAGCACTCTTCGAACAGATCAAGGCCGAGGGGTACGACGGCGGCTACAGCCAACTCACCGCCTTTATACGCTCGTGGCGCGGCGAGCAAGGCAAGTCTTTACGAGCCTTTGTGCCGCTGACCTTTGCACTCGGGGAGGCCTTTCAATTCGACTGGAGCGAAGAAGGTCTGCTGATCGGCGGCCTGTTCCGACGCATCCAGGTCTCCCATATGAAGCTGTGCGCCAGTCGCGCATTTTGGTTGGTTGCGTATCCCAGCCAAGGCCACGAGATGTTGTTCGATGCCCATACCCGCTCGTTTGGCGCGTTAGGTGGGGTGCCGCGTCGCGGCATCTACGACAACATGAAGACCGCTGTCGACAAGGTCAACAAGGGTAAGGGCCGCACGGTCAATGCTCGGTTTGCCGTGATGTGTGCGCACTACCTGTTCGACCCGGACTTCTGCAACGTCGCTTCCGGCTGGGAAAAAGGCATCGTTGAAAAGAACGTCCAAGACAGCCGACGGCGCATCTGGCTCGATGCTCAAAACTGCATGTTCCACACCTTCGAGGAATTGAATGCCTGGCTCGGCCAACGCTGCCGTGCGCTCTGGGGCGAACTGCTGCACCCGCAGTACAACGGGCTGACCGTGGCGGACGTCCTGGAGCTGGAACGCGCTGAATTGATGCCGATGCCGACTGCCTTTGATGGCTACGTCGAGCGCACCGTACGGGTCTCCAGCACCTGCCTGATCAGCGTGGCGCGAAATCGCTATTCGGTGCCGTGTGAGCGGGTCGGCCAGTGGGTCAGCAGCCGTTTGTATCCTTCCCGGGTGGTGGTCATCGCCGATGAAACGACGATTGCCAGCCACGAGCGTCTGTTTGATCGAGATCAGGTCAGTTTTGACTGGCAGCATTACATCCCGCTTATCGAGCGCAAGCCTGGAGCGCTGCGCAATGGCGCTCCGTTTGCTGATCTGCCGAAGCCGTTGCAGCTGCTAAAACGCGGTCTGAGGCGTCACGCCAATGGTGATCGAGTCATGACGCAGGTACTGGCGGCTGTTCCCATCGCCGGGCTCGACGCCATATTGGTGGCTGTGGAGTTGGTACTTGAATCAGGCAGCTTGAGTGCTGAGCACATCCTGAATGTCCTGGCTCGACTGACATCGACAGCAGCCCCTCCGTCCGCCGAAACCAGCCTTCAACTCAAGATAGCGCCTGTCGCCAATACGGCACGCTACGACCGGCTCCGTACCACCGATGAGGAGACTCGCAATGCGTGA
- a CDS encoding type II toxin-antitoxin system PrlF family antitoxin: MPAIHELATLTSKGQITLPKPIRQALGVDTGGKVAFDLGEDGQIVVTRANAEHEDPAIGAFLSLLARDIEAGRHVRGLPDELAHAMLMQAGRDVNLTNEIDGDVAL, from the coding sequence ATGCCAGCCATTCATGAACTAGCCACGCTCACATCGAAGGGCCAGATCACGCTGCCCAAGCCGATCCGTCAGGCGTTGGGCGTCGATACCGGCGGCAAGGTAGCGTTCGACCTGGGCGAGGATGGACAGATTGTTGTCACCCGCGCGAATGCCGAGCACGAAGATCCGGCCATCGGCGCGTTTCTGAGTCTGTTGGCCCGCGATATCGAGGCTGGTCGGCATGTTCGCGGGTTGCCGGACGAACTGGCTCACGCCATGCTGATGCAGGCTGGGCGTGATGTGAATCTGACCAACGAGATTGACGGCGATGTGGCGCTCTGA
- a CDS encoding integrating conjugative element protein encodes MKRPVTLFHPLPLRWQVALLASALVLVSNLVSAQTDGFQNSGSVIGDDLMYSIGGGSAVSMSRAAGMHSLGVGAGWNSNLMCGDMNISTTIQNQLNGLTNGFQNIMSSVIQNATSAVASLPALIIQRADPGLYNLLTNGILQARLDFDRSKLTCRAMAEKMADTAGGQMSWSQLAEGMALRQAVASTDAVSAIEQAETSRGKDGVPWVGGGNAGGAGQPSIKVIGDVTRAGYNLVNGRSATDPTSIDPTSCNSLACQTWSSPQAATDWATRVLGEQEQRTCAICTKTQTVPGVGLTPLIQEEYEAKLETLQELISGARHTTAENLRAAGSTSLPVTRGVIEALRDEPDQDVLAHRLASEVALASVLEKALLLQRTLLTGKKEPNVAANQLAVEAVNHESDTLDREILNLKTELEIRRELANNSPMTIIQRHGTRASGSRGIYEGDPVPDRLDQLQRSHPGDPP; translated from the coding sequence ATGAAGCGTCCTGTCACCCTCTTCCACCCATTGCCGTTGCGGTGGCAGGTGGCCCTGCTGGCCAGCGCGCTGGTGCTGGTCAGCAACCTGGTATCGGCCCAAACCGACGGTTTCCAGAACAGCGGCAGCGTGATTGGCGACGACCTCATGTATTCGATCGGTGGCGGCAGCGCGGTGTCTATGAGCCGCGCGGCCGGCATGCATTCGCTCGGTGTGGGCGCGGGCTGGAACAGCAACCTGATGTGCGGCGACATGAACATCAGCACCACGATCCAGAATCAGCTCAACGGCCTCACCAATGGCTTTCAGAACATCATGAGCAGCGTGATCCAGAACGCGACGAGCGCGGTCGCGTCGTTGCCGGCGCTGATCATTCAGCGGGCAGACCCCGGCCTCTACAACCTGTTGACCAACGGTATTCTTCAGGCCAGGCTCGATTTCGATCGTTCCAAACTGACCTGCCGCGCGATGGCCGAGAAGATGGCCGACACGGCAGGCGGACAGATGAGCTGGAGCCAGCTCGCCGAGGGGATGGCGTTGCGCCAGGCGGTGGCGAGCACTGACGCGGTGTCAGCCATCGAACAGGCTGAGACCAGCCGGGGCAAGGATGGCGTGCCGTGGGTGGGCGGCGGCAATGCTGGCGGTGCCGGCCAGCCGTCGATCAAAGTGATCGGCGATGTAACGCGTGCCGGCTACAACCTGGTCAATGGCCGCAGTGCAACCGACCCAACATCCATCGACCCGACGAGCTGTAATAGCCTGGCCTGCCAGACCTGGTCGTCGCCGCAAGCGGCCACCGACTGGGCCACACGCGTGCTCGGCGAACAGGAGCAGCGCACCTGCGCGATCTGCACCAAGACCCAGACCGTGCCAGGCGTCGGGTTGACGCCGCTGATTCAGGAAGAGTACGAGGCCAAGCTGGAAACGCTGCAGGAATTGATCAGCGGCGCCCGCCATACCACCGCTGAGAACTTGCGTGCAGCCGGCAGTACATCCTTGCCGGTTACCCGCGGCGTGATCGAAGCGCTGCGCGATGAACCCGACCAAGATGTCCTCGCCCACCGCCTAGCGTCCGAGGTAGCGCTGGCGTCGGTACTGGAAAAGGCTCTGCTGCTGCAGCGCACACTATTGACCGGCAAGAAAGAACCCAATGTCGCGGCTAACCAATTGGCCGTCGAAGCGGTCAATCATGAAAGCGACACGCTCGACCGCGAAATCCTCAACCTCAAAACCGAATTGGAGATCAGGCGCGAGCTGGCAAACAACTCGCCGATGACGATCATTCAGCGCCATGGCACGCGCGCGTCAGGCTCGCGTGGTATCTACGAGGGCGACCCGGTGCCGGATCGCCTCGACCAGTTACAGCGCTCCCATCCAGGAGACCCGCCATGA
- the mobH gene encoding MobH family relaxase, with protein MFALFQRKRSASAPMAPTEAAVKGKGLTRQESAASLLATPRRQKLLEHIWQRTSLSRKQFRSLYLAPLERYAELVQQFPASESHHHAYPGGMLDHGLEIVAYALKLRQSHLLPAGTTPEDQVAQAEAWTAAIAYAALLHDIGKIAVDLHVEYADGNTWHPWHGPLLHPYRFRYRKEREYRLHSAATGLLYNRLLDGHILDWLSDYPALWSSLLYVLAGQYEHAGVLGELVTQADRASVAQELGGDPARAMAAPKHALQRKLLEGLRFLLKEELRLNQPQASDGWLTQDALWLVSKTVSDKLRAHLLSQGIEGIPSSNTAVFNVLQDHGMLQPTADDKAIWKAVITSEGGWSHTFTLLRLAPALIWETGERPSPFSGTVKVVQEEAASIESTACIPPSGEAAAMTVNGRPSSAPVIPAATAVPADGLDDLLELFATPDNAHIRPSPPGNNEPKRTPVQQESNAPATSPVSVIQEQAPWTRLSGEHFMIWLHQHIDSRKLIINDAKALVHTVADTVYLVSPGLFQRYAQEHPQSAVFAKEEKTTDWQWVQKRFEKLDLHRKQENGLNIWSCEVTGPRKSRRLHGYLLNDPLRLFNDIPMNNPYLTVLSTTNSAAKHKGAI; from the coding sequence ATGTTCGCGCTGTTCCAACGAAAACGCTCGGCGTCGGCACCGATGGCGCCCACGGAAGCGGCTGTAAAAGGTAAGGGGCTGACGCGGCAGGAGTCGGCCGCATCGCTGCTGGCCACCCCACGCCGGCAGAAGTTGCTAGAACACATCTGGCAACGTACTTCGCTCTCACGCAAGCAGTTCAGGTCCCTGTATCTCGCACCACTGGAACGTTACGCCGAGTTGGTCCAGCAGTTCCCCGCGTCGGAAAGCCATCACCATGCCTATCCAGGCGGCATGCTCGACCACGGGCTGGAAATCGTCGCCTACGCGCTCAAGCTGCGGCAATCGCACCTTCTTCCAGCAGGCACAACACCTGAGGACCAAGTAGCACAAGCCGAAGCCTGGACAGCCGCCATTGCCTACGCAGCGCTCCTGCACGATATTGGCAAGATCGCCGTCGACCTTCATGTGGAATATGCCGACGGCAACACCTGGCACCCCTGGCACGGACCATTGTTGCATCCGTACCGCTTCCGCTATCGCAAGGAGCGTGAGTACCGGCTGCACAGTGCCGCAACCGGACTACTCTACAACCGCCTGCTTGATGGTCACATCCTGGACTGGCTCAGCGACTATCCCGCGCTGTGGTCGTCGTTACTGTATGTGCTGGCAGGCCAATATGAACATGCCGGCGTGCTCGGTGAGCTCGTAACCCAGGCCGACCGTGCCTCTGTCGCTCAGGAGTTGGGTGGCGATCCAGCCAGGGCGATGGCCGCGCCGAAACACGCACTGCAACGCAAACTGCTGGAGGGACTGCGCTTCCTGCTTAAGGAGGAGCTGAGGTTGAACCAGCCCCAAGCATCAGATGGCTGGCTGACACAGGACGCCTTATGGCTCGTCAGCAAGACCGTCTCAGACAAGCTGCGCGCGCACCTGCTTTCGCAAGGCATCGAAGGCATCCCATCGAGTAACACCGCAGTATTCAACGTTCTGCAAGATCACGGCATGCTTCAGCCAACAGCCGATGACAAGGCCATCTGGAAGGCAGTCATCACGAGCGAGGGTGGATGGTCGCATACGTTCACCTTGCTACGGCTGGCCCCAGCCTTAATCTGGGAAACCGGGGAGCGGCCCTCGCCCTTTAGCGGCACTGTGAAGGTCGTACAGGAAGAAGCTGCGTCAATAGAGTCTACCGCCTGCATACCGCCCAGTGGCGAAGCCGCTGCGATGACGGTGAACGGAAGGCCTTCATCCGCACCAGTGATACCAGCCGCAACCGCGGTCCCTGCTGATGGACTGGATGATCTACTGGAGTTGTTCGCCACGCCGGATAACGCACACATTAGACCTTCACCACCGGGCAACAACGAACCCAAACGAACGCCAGTTCAACAAGAATCCAATGCGCCTGCTACGTCACCAGTATCTGTCATACAGGAGCAAGCCCCATGGACGCGGCTCTCAGGCGAACACTTCATGATTTGGCTGCACCAGCACATTGATAGCCGCAAGCTGATCATCAATGACGCGAAAGCTCTGGTCCATACCGTAGCCGATACCGTGTACCTGGTGAGTCCTGGGCTGTTTCAACGTTACGCACAGGAACACCCACAGTCAGCCGTCTTCGCCAAAGAAGAAAAGACGACAGACTGGCAGTGGGTGCAAAAGCGCTTCGAGAAGCTGGACTTGCACCGAAAGCAGGAGAACGGCTTGAACATCTGGTCCTGTGAAGTCACCGGACCGCGCAAATCACGCAGGCTGCATGGCTATCTGCTGAATGACCCTCTGCGACTGTTCAATGACATCCCTATGAACAACCCCTATCTCACGGTGTTGTCAACGACGAACTCTGCCGCGAAGCACAAGGGCGCGATATGA
- a CDS encoding type II toxin-antitoxin system YhaV family toxin — translation MQRHGWTLLFHDCVIEQLQRLYTAAQRAEQNDPIGFASNANVKLFRALSQLVLEVVPDEPARDEYRQGNTLGPEYRHWRRAKIGRRFRLFFRYDSRAKVIVYAWVNDEQTLRASGSKSDPYAVFEKMLGRGNPPDDWDALVTASRQNWSKLE, via the coding sequence ATGCAGCGGCACGGATGGACGCTACTCTTCCACGACTGTGTGATCGAGCAGTTGCAGAGGTTGTATACCGCCGCGCAGCGCGCGGAGCAGAATGACCCGATAGGATTTGCATCCAATGCCAACGTCAAGCTGTTCCGAGCCCTGAGCCAACTGGTGCTTGAAGTCGTTCCCGATGAGCCGGCGCGCGATGAGTACCGTCAAGGAAACACACTGGGGCCGGAATACCGCCACTGGCGAAGGGCCAAGATTGGGAGACGGTTTCGGCTATTCTTCCGTTATGACTCGAGGGCGAAAGTGATTGTCTACGCTTGGGTCAACGATGAGCAAACGCTGCGTGCATCGGGGAGCAAGTCCGATCCGTATGCGGTGTTTGAGAAGATGCTGGGTCGTGGAAATCCGCCAGACGACTGGGACGCGTTGGTGACAGCCAGCCGGCAGAATTGGAGCAAACTGGAGTAA
- a CDS encoding methyl-accepting chemotaxis protein yields the protein MFGWISNIRVGTKLGLGFGLVLALTFFLALTGWIAINVLAERGVKVQDIARVSEMTKDLRIHRLQMELNPKGESSRMILQTLDELAGYLNSARVQLTVPSDAALIDQQIAAVKVYRDALGALNQVGTNLAPVFARMGAQGDILLNTTQQLIASQSAKRDADSSFAKTLLASIAALALLLGAVAAWIITRQIVTPLQNVLKDVDRIASGDLSQDLEVNRRDELGQLQRSLQQMTTSLRELIGGIGASVIQIASAAEELSAVTEQTSAGVNSQKVETDQVATAMNEMTSTVQEVARNAKEASDAAATADKQAREGDKVVGEAVAQIERLAIEVGNSTVAMSNLREESDKIGGVLDVIKAVAQQTNLLALNAAIEAARAGEAGRGFAVVADEVRSLAQRTQQSTEEIETLISSLKNGTQEVSAVMESSRILTDNSVELTRRAGTSLENIARTVSTIQLMNQQIASAAEQQSAVAEEINRSVLNVRDISEQTAGASDETAASSIELARLGHELDDLVKRFRL from the coding sequence ATGTTCGGCTGGATCAGCAATATCCGTGTAGGTACCAAGCTCGGTCTTGGGTTCGGCCTGGTATTGGCGCTGACTTTTTTCCTTGCTCTCACCGGCTGGATAGCCATCAATGTTCTTGCTGAACGCGGCGTCAAAGTACAGGACATCGCTCGTGTCAGCGAGATGACCAAGGACCTGCGAATTCATCGTTTGCAGATGGAGCTCAACCCAAAGGGGGAGAGCTCCCGGATGATCCTCCAGACGCTCGACGAACTGGCTGGGTATTTGAACTCTGCGCGTGTCCAACTGACTGTGCCCAGCGATGCGGCGCTGATTGATCAGCAGATAGCCGCGGTCAAGGTGTATCGCGATGCCTTGGGCGCCTTAAACCAGGTGGGAACCAATCTGGCTCCGGTGTTCGCCCGAATGGGCGCGCAAGGCGACATTTTGCTCAATACCACCCAGCAGTTGATAGCGTCGCAATCTGCCAAGCGCGATGCCGATTCGTCTTTTGCTAAAACTCTGCTTGCTAGTATCGCTGCGCTGGCGTTGCTGCTCGGCGCCGTCGCGGCTTGGATCATTACCCGGCAAATCGTTACACCGTTGCAAAATGTCCTCAAGGACGTCGATCGTATTGCCTCCGGCGATTTGAGTCAGGATTTGGAGGTTAATCGCCGCGATGAGCTGGGTCAACTGCAGAGAAGCCTGCAACAGATGACCACCAGCCTGCGCGAACTGATTGGCGGTATCGGCGCCAGTGTCATCCAGATTGCTAGCGCTGCTGAAGAGTTGTCAGCCGTCACCGAGCAGACCAGTGCTGGTGTGAACAGCCAAAAAGTCGAAACTGATCAAGTTGCTACTGCCATGAACGAAATGACCTCCACCGTGCAAGAGGTCGCGCGTAATGCGAAAGAGGCCTCTGACGCCGCCGCTACCGCAGATAAGCAGGCCCGCGAAGGTGACAAAGTTGTTGGTGAGGCCGTGGCTCAAATCGAACGCCTGGCTATCGAAGTCGGCAACTCCACCGTGGCTATGAGTAATCTCAGAGAGGAAAGCGACAAAATCGGCGGCGTGCTTGATGTTATTAAGGCGGTCGCACAACAAACCAATCTACTCGCTCTCAATGCCGCCATTGAGGCAGCGCGAGCGGGTGAAGCTGGACGAGGTTTTGCGGTAGTTGCCGATGAAGTTCGTAGCTTGGCGCAGCGTACCCAGCAATCTACCGAGGAAATTGAAACGCTGATCTCCAGCTTGAAAAACGGCACTCAAGAAGTCTCCGCCGTTATGGAGAGCAGTCGTATATTGACTGATAACAGTGTTGAATTAACTCGTCGTGCCGGAACCTCTCTGGAAAATATCGCCCGCACGGTGTCTACAATCCAGTTGATGAATCAGCAGATTGCCTCAGCCGCTGAACAGCAGAGCGCAGTGGCTGAAGAGATTAACCGTAGCGTGCTGAACGTGCGTGATATTTCTGAACAAACCGCTGGCGCGAGTGATGAGACAGCCGCCTCAAGTATCGAGTTGGCACGCTTAGGTCATGAACTTGACGACTTGGTTAAGCGCTTTCGACTATAG
- a CDS encoding TIGR03756 family integrating conjugative element protein codes for MKCARLRRTGIATILLMTASSSFALNTATIVSSTLSPSCLEYRVVGICYWLFCTPFGCSVRTSTKVRHYIPDAVVSSYSNTGENPWLEVRAMSAPNVTAQAGGDGTTNHDNESNMAKFKNADVIGHPGGHVFGQFASTSGYACKGAGTAFMPYLLSTLDTVAWRYNVPEAVYPEALIPGMREIGARSTFNLWGAVYPRGGFLHQTDDYKTGAVVAQRAGDIVTRRGQLHVYQPLLANSQPGYWPAGALEESNASTGKWQELTPRLSNSCAVFPHSEPLTQAQQGDYAWALWRPYSCCERRGQTFLGSTDFN; via the coding sequence ATGAAGTGTGCCCGGCTTCGGCGTACCGGCATCGCCACCATTCTGTTAATGACCGCCTCGTCATCGTTCGCGCTCAACACCGCGACCATCGTGTCTTCCACTTTGTCCCCATCGTGCCTGGAATACCGGGTGGTAGGGATCTGCTATTGGCTGTTCTGCACGCCGTTCGGCTGCTCGGTGCGGACGTCCACCAAGGTGCGCCACTACATTCCGGATGCCGTGGTTTCGAGTTACTCCAATACCGGTGAGAACCCGTGGCTCGAAGTGCGGGCCATGAGCGCACCCAACGTGACGGCCCAGGCCGGTGGCGACGGCACGACGAACCATGACAATGAAAGCAACATGGCGAAGTTCAAGAACGCCGACGTGATCGGCCATCCCGGCGGTCATGTGTTCGGCCAATTTGCCAGCACCTCAGGTTACGCCTGCAAAGGTGCCGGCACCGCGTTCATGCCGTACCTGCTGAGCACGCTCGACACCGTGGCCTGGCGCTACAACGTGCCCGAAGCCGTGTACCCAGAGGCCCTGATTCCGGGCATGCGCGAGATCGGCGCGCGCAGCACGTTCAACCTGTGGGGCGCCGTCTATCCGCGCGGCGGATTTCTGCATCAGACCGACGATTATAAGACCGGTGCCGTGGTCGCCCAACGCGCCGGCGACATCGTCACCCGGCGGGGGCAATTGCATGTCTATCAGCCATTGCTCGCGAACTCGCAGCCCGGTTACTGGCCGGCCGGAGCGCTGGAGGAAAGCAATGCCTCGACCGGCAAGTGGCAGGAGCTGACGCCGCGTCTTTCCAACAGCTGCGCGGTGTTCCCCCACAGCGAACCGCTGACCCAGGCCCAGCAAGGTGATTATGCCTGGGCGCTTTGGCGCCCATACAGCTGTTGCGAACGCCGCGGGCAGACGTTCCTCGGCAGTACAGACTTCAACTGA
- a CDS encoding conjugal transfer protein TraG N-terminal domain-containing protein — protein sequence MTLFTTDYLEYYLTLVGWIVHNGIWAVLVSSGVFAIPFIAIIIQEWLKARTEGADEGNKGVLSSMRIENRIWVAIVVLMFAGIPFIDIDLGTIKYDQARSAQCQVNIPQPTDTGWSQSFSTLNNQSAKVPVWWAFMHALSRAVTGASVAAIPCGTDLRQMRMDINTTRIDDPLLAQDVADFTHDCYGPARAKLFMSRPELDEAQMHDVTWIGSSYFVNTNGFYDTYHAKTPRDGWPYDSNRDAGLAQVPSGAGYPTCHQWWSDGSNGLRTRLLAQVDPNLLNRMAGWAGFLSRAEVDNSVVRAIASPRQQKLNQGTVYTDYGGQIDKTLPNIVTRTAGDVGLAVGAIPAFPAMDVVRQALPMVLSLLKMALVICIPLVLLMGTYDLKTVVTVSVVQFALFFVDFWFQLARWIDSTILNALYGSGWGWNRPVTNFDPVMGLNNAFGDLLLNFVMGTMFIVLPTFWVMALSWAGIQAGNILQGLVGATGDAKAAGGKGPNALMKAVSKK from the coding sequence ATGACGCTTTTCACCACTGACTATCTGGAGTATTACCTGACCCTCGTGGGCTGGATCGTCCACAACGGCATCTGGGCGGTGCTGGTTTCCAGCGGCGTGTTCGCCATTCCCTTTATAGCCATTATTATCCAGGAATGGCTCAAAGCACGTACTGAAGGGGCCGACGAAGGCAACAAGGGCGTACTGTCCTCGATGCGCATCGAGAACCGCATCTGGGTGGCCATCGTCGTGCTGATGTTCGCCGGCATCCCGTTTATCGATATTGACCTCGGCACGATCAAGTACGACCAGGCGCGATCGGCACAGTGCCAGGTTAATATTCCGCAACCTACGGATACCGGCTGGTCGCAGTCATTCAGCACGCTCAACAACCAGAGTGCCAAGGTGCCGGTGTGGTGGGCATTCATGCATGCACTCTCGCGTGCGGTGACGGGGGCCTCGGTTGCGGCGATCCCGTGCGGAACAGATCTGCGACAAATGAGGATGGACATCAACACTACGCGCATTGACGACCCCCTCCTCGCACAGGACGTGGCGGACTTCACCCACGACTGCTATGGACCCGCCAGGGCGAAATTGTTCATGAGTCGACCGGAACTGGATGAAGCACAGATGCATGACGTGACCTGGATCGGCTCCAGTTACTTCGTCAACACCAACGGTTTCTACGACACCTACCATGCTAAGACACCCCGTGATGGCTGGCCCTACGATAGCAACCGAGACGCCGGACTCGCACAGGTGCCGAGCGGAGCGGGTTATCCAACATGTCATCAGTGGTGGAGCGATGGCAGTAACGGGTTGCGCACACGGCTATTGGCCCAAGTCGACCCCAACCTGCTCAACCGAATGGCAGGATGGGCCGGATTCTTGAGTCGTGCCGAAGTGGATAACTCGGTGGTCCGTGCGATCGCCTCCCCGCGCCAACAGAAGCTCAATCAGGGAACGGTTTACACCGACTATGGTGGCCAGATCGACAAGACCCTGCCGAACATCGTTACCCGCACGGCGGGCGACGTAGGTCTTGCGGTGGGAGCCATTCCTGCATTTCCGGCGATGGACGTGGTGCGCCAGGCCCTGCCAATGGTGTTGTCGCTGCTGAAGATGGCCTTGGTGATCTGCATCCCGCTAGTGCTGTTGATGGGCACCTACGACCTGAAGACCGTGGTCACCGTCAGCGTGGTCCAGTTCGCGCTGTTCTTCGTCGACTTCTGGTTCCAGCTCGCTCGCTGGATCGACAGCACCATCCTCAACGCGCTCTATGGCTCGGGCTGGGGTTGGAACCGGCCCGTCACTAATTTCGATCCAGTGATGGGGTTGAACAACGCCTTTGGCGATCTGTTGCTGAACTTCGTCATGGGGACGATGTTCATTGTGCTGCCAACCTTCTGGGTGATGGCGCTATCTTGGGCGGGTATCCAAGCAGGGAACATTCTTCAGGGGCTTGTTGGCGCTACAGGAGATGCAAAAGCCGCCGGTGGAAAGGGACCCAATGCATTGATGAAGGCCGTTTCAAAGAAATGA